In Sphingobacterium thalpophilum, a genomic segment contains:
- a CDS encoding sialate O-acetylesterase encodes MFFRIENFFCFSSFFSRLTLVFVCLIGLLPCAARVRLPAVMGDQMVLQRDIELHIWGWASKGEKVTLRFRGAYYYTEAGQDGKWNVQIPPQRYGGPYTMEINDIVIRDVLIGDVWLCSGQSNMETPIKRLVERFPEINESNNHMIRYFKVPTQNSPIEVKEEIPPGERWHSGIASDVMNWTALAYFYALESYQHNGIPVGMIVSSLGGSGIERWVDQNSLKQFPELLLDQHAIDSLRLAEKDGRVDLWTAENKTVAK; translated from the coding sequence ATGTTTTTTAGAATAGAAAATTTCTTTTGCTTTTCATCTTTTTTTAGTCGTCTAACACTGGTTTTTGTTTGTCTTATCGGACTGCTGCCATGCGCTGCCCGTGTACGGCTGCCAGCAGTCATGGGAGACCAGATGGTTCTACAGCGGGATATCGAACTCCATATTTGGGGATGGGCATCGAAAGGTGAGAAGGTTACCCTTCGTTTTAGAGGGGCATACTATTATACAGAAGCCGGACAGGATGGCAAGTGGAATGTGCAGATCCCGCCACAGCGTTATGGGGGACCCTATACGATGGAGATTAATGACATTGTTATTCGTGATGTGTTAATCGGCGATGTCTGGCTTTGTTCGGGTCAGTCTAATATGGAAACGCCAATTAAGCGTCTTGTCGAACGTTTTCCTGAAATAAATGAATCTAATAATCATATGATCCGTTATTTCAAGGTTCCGACACAAAATAGTCCCATTGAGGTAAAGGAAGAGATACCGCCTGGTGAACGTTGGCATTCGGGCATAGCTTCAGATGTGATGAATTGGACGGCATTAGCCTATTTCTATGCATTGGAGTCCTACCAACATAACGGTATTCCGGTCGGAATGATCGTATCTAGCCTTGGTGGATCGGGAATAGAACGCTGGGTCGACCAGAACTCTCTAAAGCAATTTCCAGAGCTGTTGCTAGATCAACATGCGATCGATAGCCTTAGGTTGGCCGAAAAAGATGGCAGGGTAGATCTGTGGACCGCAGAAAATAAGACCGTTGCAAAATAA
- a CDS encoding endo-1,4-beta-xylanase, with protein MKMLKTIVVAVSTLLFGPTASATLQNPKRAPDSLTLKDAFEGKFYIGTALNLDQIWERDEAAVAVVKKQFNSIVAENCMKSMFLQPREGEFDFKDADRFVAFGEKNKMQIIGHTLIWHSQTPAWFFIDKNGKEVTREVLIARMRKHIQTVVSRYKGRVFGWDVVNEAILDNGEWRKSKFYQIIGPQFIELAFKFAHEADPKAELYYNDYSTAIPEKRKGIMHMVQQVKAAGGQVSGIGMQEHNALDNPPIEEVEKTILGFAGLGAKVMVTEMDISVLPHVRPNMGAEVGERHAYSKAMNPYEKGLPAEKMDELGKRYVAFFKLYFKHRDKISRVTLWGVGDGDSWKNGWPIPGRTDYPLLFDRNYQPKPFVKDIIALTQKKKK; from the coding sequence ATGAAGATGTTAAAAACTATTGTTGTAGCTGTATCAACATTATTATTTGGTCCTACTGCCTCAGCCACTTTGCAAAATCCGAAGCGAGCCCCGGATTCATTGACCTTGAAAGATGCATTTGAAGGTAAGTTTTATATAGGAACAGCATTAAACCTTGATCAGATATGGGAGCGGGATGAGGCTGCGGTAGCGGTGGTCAAAAAGCAGTTCAATTCCATTGTTGCCGAGAATTGTATGAAAAGTATGTTTTTACAACCAAGGGAAGGTGAGTTCGATTTTAAGGATGCGGACCGTTTTGTGGCGTTTGGAGAAAAAAATAAAATGCAAATTATCGGTCACACGCTGATTTGGCATTCGCAGACTCCAGCTTGGTTTTTTATTGATAAAAACGGGAAAGAGGTCACCCGGGAAGTACTTATCGCACGCATGCGGAAGCATATACAAACTGTAGTGTCGCGCTATAAGGGAAGGGTGTTTGGTTGGGATGTGGTGAACGAGGCTATACTGGATAATGGTGAATGGCGTAAAAGCAAATTCTACCAGATTATTGGACCGCAATTTATTGAATTAGCATTTAAATTTGCTCATGAAGCAGACCCAAAAGCTGAATTATATTATAACGATTATTCGACAGCAATCCCCGAAAAAAGAAAGGGGATTATGCACATGGTGCAACAGGTAAAGGCTGCCGGTGGTCAGGTCAGTGGGATTGGCATGCAAGAACATAATGCGCTGGACAATCCACCTATTGAAGAAGTTGAAAAAACTATACTCGGATTTGCGGGCCTTGGAGCAAAGGTAATGGTAACGGAAATGGATATTTCGGTCCTGCCACATGTACGCCCCAATATGGGAGCCGAAGTTGGGGAACGTCATGCTTACAGCAAAGCAATGAATCCCTACGAAAAAGGGCTTCCAGCGGAGAAAATGGACGAGCTAGGAAAGAGATATGTAGCGTTTTTTAAATTATATTTCAAACATCGGGATAAAATATCGCGTGTGACATTGTGGGGTGTAGGCGATGGAGATTCATGGAAGAATGGTTGGCCTATTCCGGGACGTACAGACTATC
- a CDS encoding IS5 family transposase, producing MKQEFFDQINTLVNWRPISNIINKHYHKGESKMGRPSYSGLVLFKMTLLQTWYGLSDYEVEDRINDSISFSRFVGISLDDSVPDHSVISRFRSSLTEKGVYENLFKELNKQLNKHKILVKRGAIVDASIVDSPLKPKGKVIYEIESDRSEHPREDSELDKENSEQLLIQQESPGVDHEARWIKKAGKTRYGYKKHYVTDTEGLVLGVVTTPANVNEIANLQQVISSADLPKGIHIYADKGYRSSKNEELIKSGKLKSRILHKAKKGTALTEREKLRNKLIGKIRFKVERTFGSIRRWFNSSCARYKGIAKMHTQNLMEAMAYNLYRSPGILVSNAIKNTN from the coding sequence ATCAAGCAGGAATTCTTCGATCAGATCAATACATTGGTAAATTGGCGTCCGATTTCAAATATTATCAACAAGCATTACCACAAAGGGGAAAGCAAAATGGGACGCCCTAGTTATTCTGGTCTTGTCCTCTTCAAAATGACACTTCTACAGACCTGGTATGGTCTGAGTGACTACGAAGTAGAAGACCGTATAAACGACAGTATCTCCTTTAGTCGCTTTGTTGGCATCAGTTTGGACGATTCGGTTCCCGATCACAGTGTTATTAGCCGTTTTCGCAGCTCGCTGACAGAAAAGGGTGTTTATGAGAATCTATTCAAGGAGCTGAACAAGCAGTTGAATAAACATAAAATATTGGTAAAACGTGGAGCTATCGTTGATGCCAGTATTGTTGATTCTCCGCTAAAACCAAAAGGCAAAGTTATTTACGAGATCGAAAGTGACCGTAGTGAACATCCTCGCGAAGATTCTGAGCTGGATAAAGAGAATAGTGAACAGTTATTGATCCAACAAGAGAGCCCGGGTGTTGACCATGAAGCTCGTTGGATAAAGAAGGCTGGGAAAACACGTTATGGCTATAAAAAGCATTATGTCACCGATACAGAAGGCCTGGTTCTGGGCGTGGTAACCACTCCAGCAAATGTAAATGAAATTGCCAATCTTCAACAGGTAATATCTTCGGCTGACCTTCCAAAGGGCATCCATATCTATGCTGACAAGGGATATCGTTCCTCTAAAAATGAGGAATTGATCAAATCAGGAAAGCTAAAAAGCAGGATCTTGCATAAGGCAAAGAAAGGAACAGCGTTAACCGAAAGAGAGAAGTTAAGAAACAAACTGATCGGCAAGATCAGGTTCAAAGTTGAACGGACCTTCGGGAGCATCCGGCGATGGTTCAACTCAAGCTGTGCAAGGTATAAGGGGATCGCCAAAATGCATACACAAAATCTAATGGAAGCCATGGCGTACAATCTTTACAGATCACCTGGGATACTTGTGTCCAATGCAATAAAAAACACAAATTAA
- a CDS encoding MFS transporter, which translates to MDQSMTEVKPIKGFYKLSMKQRVGFGAGDLAQNLIYQTVSMYLLIFYTNVYGISAASAGVMFLIVRIVDVLWDPIVGAFVDKRNPRMGKYRSYLVLGGIPLTGFAILCFWNGFSGSLVYAYVTYVGLSMLYTLVNVPYGALNASLTRDTDEVTKLTSTRMFMANVGGLAVGYGVPLVVQYFSPDGKINSKDSAEAWFITMLIYALVGLALLIFCFSQTKERVIMDEKDTDNVRVSDLWREFKHNRPLRILAFFFVTAFAMMAIGNSAGSYYMIYNVHAPDMLPYFMALGSLPAFIFMPLVPAIKRAIGKKQMFYVFLGVAILGMLMLYMISSNETLKGNIGLVLTAQFIKSTGVIVATGYMWALVPEVISYGEYKTGKRISGIVNALTGIFYKAGMALGGVVPGLVLAYVEFDKDNAIIQSALAEKGILWLVAVIPAVLLVLAMVVISRYELDDVTIDKINRDIESRHTH; encoded by the coding sequence ATGGATCAAAGTATGACCGAGGTAAAGCCTATTAAAGGTTTTTACAAACTTTCAATGAAACAACGGGTGGGGTTTGGTGCTGGTGATCTTGCCCAGAATCTTATTTACCAGACTGTTTCGATGTACCTCCTGATTTTTTATACCAATGTTTATGGAATTTCTGCTGCTTCGGCAGGAGTCATGTTTCTTATTGTCCGAATCGTGGATGTACTGTGGGATCCCATTGTAGGCGCATTTGTTGATAAAAGAAATCCACGGATGGGAAAGTACAGATCTTATTTGGTGTTGGGAGGAATTCCGTTGACGGGTTTTGCAATTCTGTGTTTTTGGAATGGATTTTCGGGTTCTTTGGTCTATGCCTATGTCACTTATGTTGGGCTATCCATGCTTTATACCCTGGTAAATGTCCCCTATGGTGCTTTAAATGCTTCCTTGACGAGGGATACAGACGAGGTGACAAAACTAACATCGACGCGTATGTTCATGGCCAACGTTGGTGGGCTTGCGGTCGGATATGGTGTTCCGTTGGTTGTACAGTACTTCTCTCCGGATGGAAAGATAAACTCAAAAGATTCGGCAGAAGCTTGGTTTATAACGATGCTGATTTACGCTTTAGTCGGATTGGCCCTTCTAATTTTTTGTTTTTCACAAACAAAAGAGCGGGTTATTATGGATGAAAAGGATACTGATAATGTGCGTGTATCTGATCTATGGCGAGAATTTAAGCACAATCGGCCTTTACGCATTTTGGCCTTTTTTTTCGTTACAGCATTTGCGATGATGGCCATCGGTAATTCGGCAGGATCCTATTACATGATCTACAATGTACATGCTCCGGATATGTTGCCTTATTTCATGGCCCTGGGGTCTTTACCTGCTTTCATCTTTATGCCATTGGTGCCAGCTATCAAACGTGCAATAGGTAAGAAGCAAATGTTCTATGTTTTTCTGGGTGTCGCTATCCTTGGAATGCTCATGTTATATATGATTTCATCCAACGAGACACTTAAGGGCAATATTGGATTGGTATTGACAGCTCAGTTTATTAAATCAACTGGTGTAATCGTAGCTACGGGGTATATGTGGGCGCTTGTACCCGAAGTCATATCCTATGGCGAGTATAAAACCGGTAAGCGTATTTCGGGGATTGTCAATGCACTGACAGGTATTTTTTATAAGGCTGGCATGGCACTGGGAGGTGTAGTGCCCGGGTTGGTACTCGCCTATGTTGAATTTGATAAAGATAATGCTATAATACAATCTGCATTGGCTGAAAAGGGAATTTTATGGTTGGTGGCCGTTATTCCAGCAGTACTTTTGGTACTCGCCATGGTTGTTATCTCCAGATATGAACTGGATGATGTAACGATCGATAAAATTAACCGGGATATAGAATCAAGACATACACATTAA
- a CDS encoding glycoside hydrolase 43 family protein — protein MLRMKISAFVFSLMITFLGATAQQAHNPIIFADVPDMSMIRVGDTYYMSSTTMHMNPGVPIMKSKDLVNWTMINYAYDRLGDQDELNLSNHKNAYGHGSWASSLRFHEGRYYVSTFSANTGKTHIYQTADIENGPWTLKEFQPMMHDHSLFFDEGKIYMIWGGGRIYIAELSPDFSGVKAGTQRVLIENASLPANPKEGKAGLPAEGSQMFKINGMYYLFNISWPAGGMRTVIVHRASQLEGPYEGKVVLQDQGVAQGGLIDMPNGKWYAYLFQDYGAVGRIPFLVPVYWEDGWPVLGIDGKVPTTLDLAANKSLSPGIVSSDDFERKAGEPALPLVWQWNHNPAVDLWSVTERSGFLRLRTGDLTDDFLSAKNTLTQRTIGPSCSAAIAVEVSNMKDGDFAGLSLLQKNYGLVGVRMEGNTKSLVMINAMTGAPQELAKIDLKQQRVFFKASCDFSNKKDTAQFFYSTDGHNWNRIGNVLKMSYTIPHFMGYRFGLFNYASKAAGGYVDFDYFHLTSN, from the coding sequence ATGTTAAGAATGAAAATCAGCGCTTTTGTCTTCTCCTTGATGATCACGTTTTTGGGAGCGACAGCGCAACAGGCCCATAATCCAATCATCTTTGCTGACGTGCCCGATATGTCCATGATACGCGTCGGTGATACCTATTATATGAGCAGCACGACCATGCATATGAATCCCGGTGTCCCGATTATGAAGTCCAAAGATCTGGTCAATTGGACGATGATTAATTATGCTTACGATCGTCTTGGCGATCAGGATGAACTCAATCTGTCAAACCATAAAAATGCGTATGGGCACGGCTCCTGGGCGAGCAGTTTGCGCTTTCATGAGGGGCGTTATTATGTCAGCACATTTTCGGCCAATACAGGAAAAACGCATATTTACCAGACAGCAGATATTGAAAATGGACCCTGGACTTTGAAAGAATTTCAACCGATGATGCACGATCATAGCTTATTCTTTGACGAGGGGAAAATTTATATGATCTGGGGTGGGGGGCGCATCTATATTGCTGAATTATCGCCAGATTTTTCAGGTGTTAAAGCAGGAACACAACGGGTATTGATAGAGAATGCCTCTTTACCCGCCAATCCTAAAGAAGGCAAAGCCGGTTTACCTGCTGAAGGATCCCAAATGTTTAAGATCAATGGTATGTATTATCTTTTTAATATTTCATGGCCAGCGGGAGGGATGCGCACAGTAATTGTACATCGGGCCAGCCAATTGGAAGGTCCGTATGAGGGGAAAGTGGTTTTGCAGGATCAGGGTGTGGCACAGGGAGGGCTGATCGATATGCCCAATGGAAAATGGTATGCTTATCTTTTTCAGGATTATGGTGCTGTAGGCCGAATTCCGTTTTTGGTTCCGGTCTACTGGGAGGATGGCTGGCCTGTGCTTGGAATTGATGGAAAGGTACCAACCACATTGGATCTTGCCGCAAATAAAAGCTTAAGCCCTGGAATTGTTAGCTCAGATGATTTTGAGCGGAAAGCTGGCGAACCCGCCCTTCCCCTAGTATGGCAATGGAACCATAACCCAGCTGTTGATCTATGGTCAGTGACCGAACGCAGTGGCTTTTTGAGACTGCGGACCGGCGACCTTACTGATGACTTTCTGTCGGCTAAAAATACATTGACGCAACGCACCATCGGCCCGAGCTGCAGCGCCGCTATTGCTGTAGAGGTTTCTAACATGAAAGATGGTGATTTTGCCGGATTATCGCTATTGCAAAAAAACTATGGTTTAGTAGGCGTTCGGATGGAAGGAAACACAAAATCATTGGTAATGATCAATGCGATGACGGGGGCACCACAAGAACTGGCCAAGATCGACCTCAAACAGCAACGTGTATTTTTTAAAGCGAGCTGTGATTTTTCAAACAAAAAAGATACGGCCCAATTTTTTTATAGTACGGATGGACACAATTGGAACAGAATAGGTAACGTGTTAAAAATGAGTTATACCATTCCTCATTTTATGGGGTATCGGTTCGGACTTTTTAACTATGCAAGTAAAGCAGCTGGCGGCTATGTAGACTTTGATTACTTCCATTTGACCAGCAATTAA
- a CDS encoding sialate O-acetylesterase — MHWPTVPVPEYWSKPHRLNRGVSYFRKDFAVPMAKEGRHAKLYLGTLIDSDSVYVNGHFVGSTAYRYPPRIYDIPAGVLRAGRNNLTVRLRMADKDGGFTPDKSYEIKLDDVRIDLTGEWHWQVAVDQDKVDRYKSRLQNLGQVGSGLYNGMIYPLHDYGLKGVIWYQGETNTANPLRYQRYLTSLVHSWRAHFGQPQLPFLMVQLPNFMVKDTVPAESNWARIREAQFQVSKEIPFTALAVTYDLGEWNDIHPLNKKDMAKRLFVCARKMLYKDQVVASGPQYKQMRVDGNRIIISFDEIGKGLAIRQGKKLQHFAIAGSDQKFLWANAVIRGNEVVLSHPKISNPKAVRYAWSNNPEDANLINKEGMLAAPFRSDNW; from the coding sequence TTGCATTGGCCAACAGTGCCGGTTCCCGAATACTGGAGCAAACCGCATCGATTAAACAGAGGTGTCAGTTATTTTCGGAAGGATTTTGCTGTTCCGATGGCTAAAGAGGGACGGCATGCCAAGTTGTATTTGGGAACGTTGATTGATAGTGATTCCGTTTATGTAAATGGTCATTTTGTCGGTTCTACGGCCTATCGGTATCCACCACGGATTTACGATATACCAGCGGGGGTACTTCGCGCTGGAAGAAATAATTTAACTGTACGTCTGCGAATGGCCGACAAGGATGGTGGATTCACACCTGATAAATCCTATGAGATCAAGCTCGACGACGTACGCATTGATCTCACAGGCGAATGGCATTGGCAAGTTGCCGTGGACCAAGATAAAGTTGATCGCTATAAAAGCCGCCTACAGAACTTGGGACAGGTTGGCTCAGGCCTCTACAATGGAATGATCTATCCGTTGCATGACTACGGGTTAAAGGGAGTAATTTGGTATCAAGGGGAGACCAATACCGCCAATCCATTACGTTATCAGCGGTATCTTACGTCGTTGGTCCATAGTTGGCGCGCGCATTTTGGTCAACCGCAGCTCCCCTTTCTGATGGTACAGTTGCCGAATTTTATGGTCAAGGATACAGTACCAGCAGAATCCAATTGGGCACGGATCAGAGAAGCTCAGTTTCAGGTCAGCAAAGAAATACCATTTACAGCACTAGCGGTAACATATGATCTTGGTGAGTGGAACGATATTCATCCGCTCAATAAAAAGGATATGGCCAAGCGACTATTTGTATGCGCACGCAAGATGTTGTATAAAGACCAAGTCGTTGCTTCAGGTCCTCAGTATAAGCAGATGCGGGTTGATGGGAATCGGATTATTATTTCATTCGACGAAATTGGAAAGGGGCTGGCTATCCGTCAGGGAAAAAAACTACAACATTTTGCAATTGCCGGTTCAGATCAAAAATTCTTATGGGCGAATGCCGTCATACGTGGGAATGAGGTCGTGTTGAGTCATCCAAAGATCAGCAATCCAAAGGCAGTCCGCTACGCGTGGAGCAACAATCCTGAAGATGCAAATCTAATCAATAAAGAAGGAATGTTAGCGGCACCATTTCGTTCCGATAATTGGTAA
- a CDS encoding glycoside hydrolase family 43 protein, with the protein MRKQFFTLLPVGFLIMFFVKIDALKAQNPIVQTAYTADPAPMVYNNRLYLYTTQDQEESTWFTMNNWRVYSTIDMVNWTDHGAILSYTDFDWAKGDAWAAQCVEKNGKFYLYVPVISKQNNRGAIGVAVGDSPLGPFHDPLGKPLLQSEWGDIDPTVFIDDDGQAHMYWGNPQLKYVKLNEDMISYAGDIVEVPMTAASFGKRAGDPKRPTSYEEGPWLYKRNGLYYLFWPGGPLPEFIGYSTSEKVEGPWKYGGVIMPAEGKAFTNHPGVVDFKGKSYFFYHNGALPGGGGFTRSVAVQELSFNSDGSIPPMKMTAGITRALAAVNPYELHQAEMIAWSEYVKSYQNEKVGVFIKAKKDGAYTCVKNVDFGERGASNFFARVGTTHNGGVSTEVRSGAIDGALLATIQVPMTGGDDRWTTVETILANKVKGVHDLYFVFKGKAPSNILFFDCWKFGR; encoded by the coding sequence ATGAGAAAACAATTTTTTACGCTATTACCGGTCGGGTTTCTGATCATGTTTTTTGTTAAGATAGATGCATTGAAGGCACAAAATCCGATTGTACAGACCGCCTATACGGCGGATCCGGCGCCTATGGTGTATAATAACCGTCTTTATCTTTATACCACGCAGGATCAAGAAGAGTCCACCTGGTTTACTATGAATAATTGGCGGGTATATTCAACCATTGACATGGTGAACTGGACGGATCATGGTGCGATTCTCTCTTATACTGATTTTGATTGGGCAAAAGGTGATGCCTGGGCGGCACAATGTGTTGAAAAAAACGGTAAATTTTATCTATACGTGCCTGTTATTTCTAAACAGAACAACCGCGGTGCGATCGGCGTTGCTGTCGGGGATAGCCCATTAGGTCCATTTCATGATCCTTTGGGCAAACCGTTGCTGCAAAGTGAATGGGGCGATATCGATCCGACTGTATTTATTGACGACGATGGTCAGGCGCATATGTACTGGGGTAATCCCCAATTGAAATATGTCAAGCTGAATGAAGATATGATCTCCTATGCAGGTGATATCGTTGAGGTTCCAATGACGGCAGCTTCTTTCGGAAAACGAGCGGGCGACCCGAAACGACCGACAAGCTATGAGGAGGGTCCCTGGTTGTATAAAAGAAACGGCTTGTATTATCTCTTTTGGCCGGGAGGTCCTCTACCTGAATTTATCGGTTATTCGACCAGCGAAAAAGTCGAAGGTCCCTGGAAGTATGGCGGAGTAATCATGCCTGCGGAAGGAAAAGCATTCACAAACCATCCAGGTGTTGTTGATTTTAAAGGAAAGAGTTACTTCTTTTACCACAATGGAGCTTTGCCCGGCGGTGGAGGTTTTACGCGCTCTGTTGCTGTTCAGGAGTTAAGCTTTAATTCAGATGGCAGTATCCCGCCGATGAAAATGACAGCTGGAATTACTCGTGCGCTAGCAGCGGTGAATCCCTACGAGCTCCATCAGGCCGAAATGATTGCGTGGTCCGAATATGTTAAATCCTATCAGAATGAAAAAGTAGGCGTTTTTATAAAGGCAAAGAAAGATGGAGCTTATACCTGTGTGAAAAACGTTGACTTTGGTGAGAGAGGTGCAAGCAATTTTTTTGCGCGAGTGGGAACAACACATAACGGTGGTGTCAGTACGGAGGTACGTTCGGGAGCGATCGATGGGGCTTTACTAGCTACGATACAAGTTCCCATGACAGGAGGCGATGACCGCTGGACTACAGTGGAGACTATACTAGCCAATAAAGTGAAGGGAGTACATGATTTATACTTTGTTTTTAAAGGCAAGGCTCCGTCAAATATCCTGTTTTTCGATTGTTGGAAATTTGGAAGGTAA